The Lacerta agilis isolate rLacAgi1 chromosome 5, rLacAgi1.pri, whole genome shotgun sequence genome has a segment encoding these proteins:
- the LOC117047332 gene encoding uncharacterized protein LOC117047332, which yields MRKLKGKPKPKPGLAMNILEKFLQTYEKHCTASQSCVSPTIKQDLQQCVTNDIFITKFVLTNVEGLSRNVHPVYLTPLLRTIRDERYRRGKELCICGINLYPQDIANLAILLQLDGRTIYPFSKLEITHHVLDLWSMERLGMALPYSRLSSLILDYSKCGDNCVNRLTDGLDGNRKLLTLSLCYCDLGPESGLTLATLVVQTAICNLFLNGNHLQCLGAIELLRPIAEYEESIGQVKKANAQLSLEAKKDADLHSKVANTTSKTNSSTTMENSRKKKKRKVSKKKRRKPDPGPWLARLRLADNAIDGRFRQTEENIREFVQLLTSLIRYSDHLVEVDIDGNAIGERSAVAILEALKDRKKDKMPRINIEVTPQMSSMTFREIFKNCSKTAKKRKKKVQ from the exons ATGCGAAAGCTAAAAggcaaaccaaaaccaaaacctggcTTAGCTATGAATATTCTTGAAAAGTTCCTGCAAACTTATGAAAAGCATTGTACGGCATCCCAAAGTTGTGTCAGTCCAACTATCAAACAGGACTTACAGCAATGTGTAACAAATGATATATTCATTACTAAG tTCGTGCTTACAAATGTAGAGGGCTTATCAAGAAACGTGCATCCAGTTTATCTCACTCCTTTACTGAGGACTATCCGAGATGAACGATATCGGCGAGGGAAGGAGCTCTGTATCTGTGGAATTAACCTATATCCTCAAGATATTGCAAACCTT GCAATCTTGCTACAACTGGATGGACGTACCATCTATCCCTTTTCCAAATTAGAAATAACTCATCATGTATTAGACCTTTGGAGCATGGAGAGACTTGGAATGGCTCTGCCTTACAGCCGTCTGAGTTCTCTTATTCTGGATTATTCCAA ATGTGGTGATAACTGTGTCAATAGACTTACTGATGGATTAGATGGGAATAGAAAGCTTTTAACTCTGAGCCTCTGCTACTGTGATTTGGGGCCTGAAAGTGGATTAACATTAGCAACTCTTGTAGTCCAAACTGCCATTTG CAACTTGTTCCTGAATGGTAATCACTTGCAATGTTTGGGTGCCATAGAACTCCTCAGACCAATAGCAGAGTATGAAGAAAGCATTGGACAAGTAAAGAAAGCAAATGCTCAACTCAGCCTTGAAG CAAAGAAAGATGCAGATCTTCACTCAAAAGTTGCGAACACGACTTCAAAGACAAATAGTTCTACTACAATGGAAAATAgtaggaagaaaaagaaacggaaaG TCTCAAAGAAAAAACGTAGGAAACCTGACCCTGGCCCATGGTTAGCTAGGCTGCGTTTGGCTGATAATGCCATAGATGGAAGGTTTCGCCAAACAGAAGAAAACATCAGAGAGTTTGTGCAGCTGTTGACTAG TCTAATCAGGTACTCTGACCATCTAGTGGAAGTTGATATCGATGGCAATGCTATAGGAGAACGAAGTGCAGTCGCCATATTGGAAGCTCTTAAGGAccgaaagaaag ACAAAATGCCACGCATAAACATTGAGGTAACACCCCAGATGTCATCAATGACCTTCAGGGAAATTTTCAAGAATTgttcaaaaacagcaaaaaagaggaagaaaaaggtgcaataa
- the RNF7 gene encoding RING-box protein 2 isoform X1 — MADVEDGDEPGVSAPHAGFSGSKSGGVDKMFSLKKWNAVAMWSWDVECDTCAICRVQVMDACLRCQAENKQEDCVVVWGECNHSFHNCCMSLWVKQNNRCPLCQQDWVVQRIGK, encoded by the exons ATGGCCGACGTGGAGGACGGAGACGAGCCGGGTGTCTCCGCTCCTCACGCGGGTTTCTCGGGCTCGAAGTCGGGCGGCGTCGACAAGATGTTCTCGCTGAAGAAGTGGAACGCCGTGGCCATGTGGAGCTGGGACGTCGAGTGCGACACCTGCGCCATCTGCCGGGTGCAGGTCATGG ATGCCTGTCTTAGATGTCAAGCTGAAAACAAACAAGAAGATTGTGTTG tggTCTGGGGAGAGTGTAATCATTCCTTCCACAACTGCTGCATGTCACTGTGGGTGAAACAGAACAACCGCTGCCCCCTCTGCCAACAGGACTGGGTAGTTCAGAGAATAGGCAAATAA
- the RNF7 gene encoding RING-box protein 2 isoform X2 has protein sequence MADVEDGDEPGVSAPHAGFSGSKSGGVDKMFSLKKWNAVAMWSWDVECDTCAICRVQMPVLDVKLKTNKKIVLWSGESVIIPSTTAACHCG, from the exons ATGGCCGACGTGGAGGACGGAGACGAGCCGGGTGTCTCCGCTCCTCACGCGGGTTTCTCGGGCTCGAAGTCGGGCGGCGTCGACAAGATGTTCTCGCTGAAGAAGTGGAACGCCGTGGCCATGTGGAGCTGGGACGTCGAGTGCGACACCTGCGCCATCTGCCGGGTGCAG ATGCCTGTCTTAGATGTCAAGCTGAAAACAAACAAGAAGATTGTGTTG tggTCTGGGGAGAGTGTAATCATTCCTTCCACAACTGCTGCATGTCACTGTGGGTGA